In Pseudomonadota bacterium, the following are encoded in one genomic region:
- a CDS encoding TIGR03087 family PEP-CTERM/XrtA system glycosyltransferase: MKILYICHRFPYPPASGAKIRSFHMIRHLHEQGHEVVLATIYRSDEEREAGAGMEAYCSRMITAQVSKAPAVARMLTRLPTPIPSSMGFFYSPELHKLLREELANQPRPDLIIVHCSSVAHYVEDIDDVPKILDFADMDSQKWLAYASYHGFPRNLGYWLEGSKMERAERRLAPRFELNTCTTPEETATLDGFGTGARADWFVNGVDTEYFSPMAQTDRHQICFVGRMDYYPNAQAMVNFCADIWPALKERYPPLRLAIVGAEPTAAVRKLAALEGVEVTGSVPDVRPWVGRSRLSVAPLTIARGTQNKLLESMAMGVPVVCSAIAARGVDVEAGEHLLVADTPEEYLDQVGLLLESDERHEALSIAGRDRVLSHHTWETAMQRFDELVAQTVARGA, from the coding sequence ATGAAAATCCTCTACATCTGCCACCGCTTCCCCTACCCGCCGGCAAGCGGCGCCAAGATCCGCTCCTTCCACATGATCCGCCACCTGCACGAGCAGGGGCATGAGGTGGTGCTGGCGACGATCTACCGCTCCGACGAGGAGCGAGAGGCGGGCGCGGGCATGGAGGCTTACTGCAGCCGGATGATCACGGCGCAGGTGAGCAAGGCGCCGGCGGTGGCCCGCATGCTGACCCGCCTGCCCACGCCCATCCCCTCCTCCATGGGCTTCTTCTACTCCCCGGAGCTGCACAAGCTGCTGCGCGAGGAGTTGGCCAACCAGCCGCGACCGGACCTGATCATCGTGCACTGCTCCTCCGTGGCGCACTACGTGGAGGACATCGACGACGTGCCGAAGATCCTCGACTTCGCGGACATGGACTCGCAGAAATGGCTCGCCTACGCCTCCTACCACGGCTTCCCGCGTAACCTCGGCTACTGGCTGGAAGGCAGCAAGATGGAGCGCGCCGAGCGGCGCCTGGCGCCGCGCTTCGAGCTCAACACCTGCACCACGCCCGAGGAGACGGCCACCCTCGACGGTTTTGGCACAGGCGCCCGCGCGGACTGGTTCGTGAACGGTGTGGACACGGAGTACTTCAGTCCGATGGCGCAGACCGATCGGCACCAGATCTGCTTCGTCGGTCGCATGGACTACTACCCCAACGCGCAAGCGATGGTGAACTTCTGCGCCGACATCTGGCCGGCACTGAAGGAGCGCTACCCGCCCCTGCGCCTCGCCATCGTCGGCGCCGAGCCGACAGCAGCCGTGCGCAAGCTAGCCGCGCTCGAGGGCGTGGAGGTGACGGGCTCGGTGCCGGACGTGCGGCCTTGGGTCGGCCGCTCACGGCTCAGCGTGGCGCCTCTTACCATCGCCCGCGGCACGCAGAACAAGCTCCTCGAGTCGATGGCGATGGGCGTGCCGGTGGTTTGCAGTGCCATCGCCGCCCGGGGCGTCGACGTGGAAGCCGGTGAGCACCTGCTGGTGGCGGATACGCCGGAGGAGTACTTGGACCAGGTGGGTCTGCTGCTCGAATCCGATGAGCGGCATGAGGCGCTGTCTATCGCGGGGCGTGATCGCGTACTGAGTCATCACACCTGGGAGACGGCGATGCAGCGCTTCGATGAGCTCGTC
- a CDS encoding sulfotransferase, which yields MPETASNLAFIIGHYKAGSTWLLNMLSLHPDVRGLRETHAFHHVRKSPDASTCTERLFTGVPFSQGGPGKLVQHQLTQAFAPILKRWKPPLSLRRHDRPAGLLDLPAGTRRRLAKELPALPLGNDYLRHFFGELWQGFGEPGCLLEKTPRNIGFLADVREAFPEAKLLAVYRDGRDVAVSSRAFRSEYKGSREKTLASEATAWRDAMQVHLEAVESGDLISVAYEQLQVDPQQALALVLDAMGLAADDALVAHMVSHSSFEFRTGRARGEEAKGRFDRKGVAGDWVNHFDADDKAIFKEIAGELLVRLGYERDHSW from the coding sequence ATGCCTGAAACCGCTTCAAATCTCGCCTTCATCATCGGCCACTACAAGGCCGGTAGCACGTGGCTGCTGAACATGTTGAGCCTGCACCCGGATGTGCGCGGCCTGCGTGAGACGCACGCCTTCCACCACGTGCGCAAGAGCCCCGACGCGAGTACCTGTACGGAGCGGCTGTTTACCGGCGTTCCCTTCTCTCAGGGCGGGCCTGGCAAGCTGGTGCAGCACCAGCTCACGCAGGCCTTCGCGCCGATCCTCAAGCGTTGGAAGCCGCCCCTCAGCTTGCGGCGCCACGACCGTCCTGCGGGACTATTGGATCTCCCCGCTGGTACCCGCCGGCGTCTCGCGAAGGAGCTCCCCGCGTTGCCGCTCGGCAACGACTACCTTCGCCATTTCTTCGGTGAGTTGTGGCAGGGCTTCGGGGAGCCTGGTTGTCTGCTGGAGAAGACGCCGCGGAACATCGGCTTCCTCGCGGATGTGCGCGAGGCGTTTCCCGAGGCCAAGTTGCTGGCCGTCTACCGAGACGGGCGCGATGTGGCTGTCTCCTCAAGAGCCTTCCGTAGCGAGTACAAGGGTTCGCGCGAGAAGACGCTGGCGAGCGAAGCCACGGCCTGGCGGGACGCGATGCAGGTGCATCTGGAGGCGGTGGAGAGCGGTGATCTGATCTCCGTGGCCTACGAGCAACTGCAGGTGGATCCGCAGCAAGCCCTGGCCCTGGTGCTCGACGCCATGGGCCTGGCGGCGGACGATGCCCTGGTCGCCCACATGGTGAGCCATTCCTCCTTCGAGTTCCGCACGGGACGCGCGCGGGGCGAGGAGGCCAAGGGGCGCTTCGACCGCAAGGGTGTTGCCGGCGATTGGGTCAATCACTTCGACGCCGACGACAAGGCAATCTTCAAGGAGATCGCCGGCGAGCTGCTGGTGCGTCTCGGCTACGAGCGCGACCACAGCTGGTAG